One Candidatus Schekmanbacteria bacterium DNA segment encodes these proteins:
- a CDS encoding fatty acid desaturase encodes MVEDTGGAPEELTINSLRKSLSQYGKPDLRKTIIQIITSFTPYIALWVILVYMVDQKYPLMVIFPLIVIASLFMGRIFILLHDCSHNSFFESRQANRNLGYVAGILTFTPFTYWQYNHLVHHGTYADLDKRGVGDIWTITVEEYWAASKMERFSYRFYRHPLVFLGIGPGYTFLITQRYLHQWNGKNERFSMEFTNLIILLIVLTATLTIGLKTYLLIQVPIMLIGGALGVWLFYVQHQFDGVYWSRHADWDPLKAAFRGSSYYKLPKILQWFTGSIGLHHVHHVLPKIPNYKLQQCYDETPIMQTVKPITIRKSLKSFSLNLWDEKEEKLVSFKSLKQPASQNS; translated from the coding sequence ATGGTTGAGGATACAGGCGGTGCGCCTGAGGAACTGACAATAAATTCTTTGCGTAAATCGTTGTCGCAGTATGGCAAACCAGACTTGCGAAAAACGATTATACAGATCATCACAAGCTTTACCCCCTACATTGCATTGTGGGTTATCCTTGTTTATATGGTCGATCAAAAGTATCCATTGATGGTGATTTTCCCGCTCATTGTAATCGCATCTCTTTTTATGGGGCGCATATTTATTCTTCTTCACGACTGCTCGCACAATTCATTTTTTGAATCACGGCAGGCAAATAGAAACCTTGGTTATGTGGCAGGCATATTGACCTTTACCCCATTTACATACTGGCAGTATAATCATCTTGTCCATCATGGCACTTATGCGGATCTGGATAAAAGAGGGGTCGGGGATATCTGGACAATAACGGTTGAAGAGTATTGGGCAGCTTCTAAGATGGAGCGATTTTCCTACAGGTTTTATCGCCATCCTTTGGTTTTCCTCGGAATCGGTCCGGGGTACACTTTTTTGATTACCCAGCGATACCTGCACCAATGGAATGGGAAGAACGAGCGTTTCAGTATGGAGTTTACCAATTTGATTATTTTGCTGATAGTTTTGACAGCCACCCTGACAATAGGGTTAAAAACTTATCTCCTGATTCAAGTGCCAATAATGCTGATCGGCGGGGCTCTCGGTGTATGGCTGTTCTACGTTCAACATCAGTTCGATGGAGTGTATTGGTCCCGTCATGCAGACTGGGACCCGCTGAAGGCTGCTTTTAGAGGAAGCTCATATTACAAACTGCCAAAAATACTTCAGTGGTTTACCGGAAGTATCGGACTGCATCATGTCCACCATGTTCTGCCAAAGATTCCAAACTATAAACTGCAACAATGCTATGATGAAACACCCATTATGCAGACCGTGAAGCCCATTACCATCCGCAAAAGCCTCAAGTCCTTTTCTTTGAATTTATGGGATGAGAAAGAGGAGAAGCTTGTAAGTTTTAAGTCTTTGAAGCAACCCGCGTCGCAGAATTCTTGA
- a CDS encoding adenine nucleotide alpha hydrolase codes for MKKKTLLSWSSGKDSAWALHILRQDPLIEILGLFSVMNEKYNRVTMHATRLEMLERQAKGVALPLQTLFIPDPCTNEQYSEVMQNFVAESAKKGIQCMSFGDLFLEDVRQYREAQLKGTGIEPIFPLWGIPTGELAEQMLSAGLDAYISCVDLKKLPSHFAGQKLTRELIAEFPQGSDPCGENGEIHTVAVGGPMFLRTIPVSVGETIERDGFAFADIIPI; via the coding sequence ATGAAGAAAAAAACATTGTTGAGTTGGAGCAGCGGAAAGGACAGCGCATGGGCGCTTCATATCCTTAGACAAGACCCACTGATTGAAATTCTAGGTCTGTTCTCAGTGATGAACGAGAAGTACAACCGCGTGACCATGCACGCCACAAGGCTGGAAATGCTTGAGCGTCAGGCAAAGGGCGTAGCTCTGCCGCTTCAAACTCTCTTTATTCCAGATCCATGCACAAACGAGCAGTACAGTGAAGTTATGCAGAACTTCGTCGCGGAGTCTGCTAAAAAAGGGATTCAATGTATGTCATTCGGCGACCTATTCCTTGAGGATGTTAGACAGTATCGGGAAGCTCAATTGAAAGGGACCGGGATTGAACCAATTTTCCCATTATGGGGAATACCAACCGGAGAACTTGCAGAGCAGATGCTCTCGGCTGGTTTGGACGCATATATCAGCTGTGTTGACCTTAAGAAACTGCCATCACATTTTGCCGGACAGAAATTGACAAGAGAATTGATTGCGGAATTTCCTCAAGGGAGCGACCCATGTGGAGAAAATGGGGAAATTCACACAGTCGCTGTGGGCGGCCCAATGTTTCTAAGAACGATCCCGGTCAGTGTTGGTGAGACTATTGAACGGGATGGTTTTGCATTTGCAGACATCATCCCCATTTGA
- a CDS encoding site-specific DNA-methyltransferase, whose product MLGPFALNKVYLGDCLELISQLPKESIDVLVTSPPYWGQRHSSGTGVEEDPRDYLAFLVNVFTSMLAKMKPQGIIWINIGDAYNTPVNWREDDRQYSSLGADKSGLAANNAAYIKPRINRKAFIEKNVGWLQYGNLLALPYRLVISLSNAGYLFRGEVIWQKRNPMPEGRCRRPHRYHEPIYLLTKNERHNFRVSPPIKSVWEFANEKIDGVKHFSRFPEELPLRCIYAYGIAGKDVVVLDPFSGSGTTGMAAIRLGCSYIGFEIDPQHVDASNQRLIQVGEIKQQAFF is encoded by the coding sequence ATGCTCGGACCATTTGCACTTAATAAAGTCTATTTAGGCGATTGTTTAGAATTAATTTCACAGTTGCCAAAGGAATCAATTGATGTGTTGGTCACTAGCCCTCCGTATTGGGGACAACGGCACTCTTCTGGCACAGGAGTTGAGGAAGACCCGAGGGATTATCTGGCTTTTTTAGTAAATGTTTTTACTAGTATGCTGGCTAAGATGAAACCTCAGGGGATTATATGGATTAATATTGGTGATGCCTACAACACCCCAGTAAATTGGCGAGAGGATGACAGACAATACAGTTCTCTTGGTGCGGATAAATCAGGACTTGCAGCTAACAACGCGGCATATATCAAGCCGCGAATAAACCGAAAGGCATTTATAGAAAAAAATGTTGGCTGGTTGCAGTATGGCAATCTCCTAGCCTTGCCGTATCGCTTAGTAATCTCTCTATCAAATGCCGGTTATCTTTTCCGGGGAGAAGTTATTTGGCAAAAGCGCAATCCAATGCCTGAAGGAAGATGTAGGCGCCCACACCGTTATCATGAACCAATCTATTTATTGACAAAGAACGAAAGGCATAACTTTCGTGTTTCCCCTCCAATAAAAAGTGTCTGGGAATTTGCCAATGAAAAGATCGATGGGGTAAAGCACTTCTCCCGTTTTCCAGAAGAGTTGCCTTTACGTTGTATTTATGCTTACGGAATTGCTGGAAAGGACGTTGTAGTACTTGATCCATTTTCTGGATCAGGCACTACTGGCATGGCTGCAATTCGTCTTGGTTGTTCTTATATTGGGTTTGAAATTGACCCGCAACATGTCGACGCCTCAAACCAAAGACTTATTCAAGTGGGTGAGATTAAACAGCAAGCTTTTTTCTAA
- a CDS encoding SDR family NAD(P)-dependent oxidoreductase, producing MKNAIIVGASSGIGKELARCLAENGYGVGLAARRMNLLKELSCELSSPVWTKSVDLTDPQQAMSQLRELIAEMGDVELFVISAGTGFLNSDLNWEYERDTIAVNVSGFCAAVNVAISYLKTRKSGHLVGISSVAALRGDSVAPAYSASKAFVSNYLDGVRQMVHKRQLPIVVTDVQPGFVDTAMAKGDGQFWVAAPRKAAQQIFDAIRKRRKHVYVTKRWRIIAWFLRFAPDWLYYRL from the coding sequence ATGAAAAATGCGATTATAGTCGGAGCATCGTCAGGAATTGGGAAAGAGCTTGCGCGATGCCTGGCTGAGAACGGCTATGGCGTAGGACTGGCAGCGCGTAGGATGAACCTGCTCAAGGAACTCTCTTGCGAGTTGTCCTCTCCGGTGTGGACCAAATCAGTTGACCTTACAGATCCGCAACAAGCGATGTCACAATTGCGAGAATTGATTGCTGAGATGGGTGATGTCGAATTGTTTGTTATAAGCGCAGGGACAGGATTCCTCAATTCTGATTTGAATTGGGAGTACGAGCGAGACACGATTGCGGTGAATGTTTCAGGTTTCTGCGCTGCTGTCAATGTTGCTATTTCGTATCTCAAGACACGGAAATCAGGACATCTTGTTGGGATTTCTTCAGTAGCAGCGCTGCGGGGAGATAGTGTTGCGCCTGCATACAGCGCATCAAAAGCATTCGTATCAAATTATCTGGACGGTGTGCGGCAGATGGTTCATAAGCGTCAGCTGCCAATTGTTGTTACCGATGTGCAGCCGGGTTTTGTAGATACTGCCATGGCAAAAGGCGACGGTCAGTTTTGGGTAGCCGCGCCGAGGAAGGCAGCTCAACAGATATTCGATGCAATCCGTAAGCGCAGGAAACATGTTTATGTCACAAAGAGGTGGCGGATCATTGCCTGGTTTCTAAGGTTCGCACCGGATTGGCTTTATTATAGGCTGTAA